In the genome of Hevea brasiliensis isolate MT/VB/25A 57/8 chromosome 14, ASM3005281v1, whole genome shotgun sequence, the window tttgccaaattctaacagtaaagtgaccaatggaacagtgcaacttaggacaccaaaactgaaaaattgcaaatttgcctaaaagactcagATTAAACAACCAAATCCAACAAAttaagtgaccaaaatgtggtatgtgggtgaagttcaagttcccatacctattaagccttagaaattcaacaaattgacttgaatagtatcatgaatagtaactccaaaatgaaaattttcaagaatgttagtttaaacaTATTTGGgcaagaattaagtatttatgaattaattattgaatttactatgaaataagatactaaaacattataaattttgtgtttcagctgaaaaagacccgaaaagctaagaggcgattaagtccaggtttgtgcacaataactttaaattattgttttctcACTAAAAGcttgatttgtatgcattgtgttaattatgggttttgagaactatggtgttgccacttgttaatggaaatttgattttgaaaattgattgtgtttgtgcaagaaaatttttaaattataattttcataatggaaattgatttgttatacattgtgaatgttttttttttattcattatgaattttgataatgctgtgttgcctattttacaatgaaaatttggaatgataattaattattgatttgtatgaaatatttgaacaatatggttttgaatttagttatggctttcaaaatcttttttgaaaaatagtgtgttgcctactttgcaaatgaaaagtttggaatgaaatataatttgtgaattgtatgaaatatttgaataacttgatttaaattgtttttaattcacacttggcatggcaatactaatatgttcctcctccacttgtggggtgactatgatatttgatcattttcctccctctctggcttcctagtctgaggggtgagtgtgaatgagtactcattagctagctagccagctccctcattgatttcgataagtgagggtgtttgccttgtcgtgatgtacacacggcatgttcgaaaattttgtgtcatggcctaagttgtgttattgtttggcaacactatgattattgaattatttgatcaaagttgtgttatattaagctttgaaaattatgatttgttataaatgtgatttgagaaaaaaaaattttgtgaaatgcgattatgagatttttgaatgatgatttgttcataaatgttttatattatgtgttttctgctttattgtgcaccactgaatatttatatactcagcgatagctttaacttgctgtcgcagatagaaaaaaagacatagcagcagagcgagctgctacagttagagaggagcataattgaagaatttttgtacggatatttgtctataccctggtagtttagtttgatgtaaatatgatagtatgcatatgtatctctgtaatttgagcagttgtatagataaaattgtaataatattatttttgagattttgcatctgtaaattagtttatgattgtaaattaatgatttaaaatgcaaagtgcatgagttatgaaatgttttgaaatattaattcttgatttgaaatttggattttgagttgaagtgttgcattgttgttgatttgaagtttggtggttgcaaatggagttgtgattgagaaatttaTTGGGAGTGTCTCtaatttcaggttttgaagaactattttctcaaaatacaaatggtactctaccgaaatttttataaaaattgtggagattttaaatatccaaaaatttgattttatgtttggactctaaatgaaggtctttaaaatttgaaaaaaattttacccacaaattccaaaatgaatgaaaattgttttaaaatccattgtagtatatttaatgggttacctataggtgaagtacagtaattcattagatgtactacggaaacatgttacatcttatgaggagtagggtgtgacaaataaaCTATAAATGAACTGAGAATGTCTAGGGTAATCAAATCACTAATCGTTTGATATCAAGCACCAGTCCTCCGCAACGAcgctaaaaacttgtttgctgatttttcaaccaccgcaagtgcacggatcactaacaagtaataaagtgatgagtagagtatagttctcacgaggaccgtgttgagtaccaaactatagtgattttaattatctagacgatcaaattatagagaaataataattatatctaaattgaaagaaataaaatctaaataattaactaaaataaaatactaatggacaaaggcattctatagctaggggttcacacttcaatcaattataaaatcaatataattcattcaataattgggagattattactttgatggaaattaatcctaggtaatcttaagtcctctctcaaggcactcaaggtgtattttaagtaacctaaaccctactttcgtggtgattaaattaattaaaaccctttaagatccttGATTAATTTTGGACTCCAcagaggtcatcagcctatctctaggtcagatttcctaagttcAAAATCCCAATTTTCTAGTATTAACCTTCACATTTTAGTCGTTTAATTAAtatttgtaatcaatactaagtgggtaccaatacatagcatgcattaagatcacaagagattgaatcaaaaaataaaatacccaatgtattaaataaaatcaaaccagatccataatgaaattgagagtcctacaccctaaccctagaataaagaacctactcacccatggtgagctttacaatcaagtttataaaaagataaaaagaagaaatgcgaagaaaatagagtgaaagaacccagaaagagagttgcagccttggacttttagaACTTCAgttgaaaatcccttctagcaatcttgcagatcttgtttctccttTGCTTCCCTTGAAGTTGAggtgcatccttgaatgtaaatcggctcTTGAATGTTAATTCTCTCTCCCttcaattcttgacttgttatatttatatctggtgtaaaaatcctaatttcagagtcctagaagcattaggagtccatccgggtcAAGTTGGAATCAAGAAAAGTCGTATCTGAATTGCTATCAGGGGACTTTACACAggctgtgtagtgatacacgcctcATGCAAATTTCTGCCACTTCATTTTTTCACATTTCTTCAGTCCAGAGAGTTGcacggggtccaggaagttacatgGGGTAGGTTACATGTtacgctggttttacaaccccgcaagtgcatggatcactaacaagtaataaagtgatgagtagagtatcgttcccacgaggaatttgattagtaaataccaatctacacaataattttgactatctaggctatcgaatacttagggaatgaaatttgttaaccttaaacactagaatggtaaacttaaaatgaaatgatttatttgaaacaattctgaaattaagatttcacacttgaatcttactagggatgttatctcatttatttactaaattgaggatcattttccttaATGGAAATCAgttctaagttatcctaaattctctctcaaggcatctagggtgtattctaattaactcaaacccgactttcatggtgatcaaattaattaaaatcctttaagatctttgaccaattttgaagttccataaaggtatcagcctatgtctaggttagaatttctaggttcaagatcttgattttctaatattaatcttcacctttcagtccttcaattaacatctacaatcatggctaagtgggtatcagcacatagcatgcattaagatcacaagaaattaaatcaagaaacgaatctcaaatccaataaataaaacttagtgttcatccataataataattacaagcattactctcccaaattgtaacacccctatttgcctagactagtaaattatactgttccattagaattacatttaaaacacctagataaaccctgaacacaaataattagtaattgtcaaatagttaagtataaagaagaaaaacaaagcataagaagttaaatgagccaagagtcaaagtgatggatgaccttctcgagaatgactgcgaggtcagtctaagctcaaattttgaaccgtaaaatgtaacgctactgtccttaggactattgctaacatagtggaaaagagaaaatcacataaaagagttgttaagcaggtcaaataattaggtcagagatccaaaaaaaatatcgaataacttgcaaaccggattgaaccggtgaggggcaatttggtcaattcacctatagagctgacttctgatctaactgtccaataaaattggagaaaagaaaattttgggatcaagaattaaattaaagaactaaggaaaaaaaaaagagaagaaattgaaaaagttttattacatcatgtgaggacatcaattatgatgtcaaaattaatttactttttcctacaaatttggactaagtcaaatggctaatttaaagagataaatgacatacaaaaaaaacaaaagaaaatcatttcttcttcaaaaaaaaagtCCCCATCTCTCTGTCACTTCTCTCTCCCAAAAACTCCATTGAAACCCCATTTCCAAGCTTGCATAACTTGATTTTAACCTCCCAAAGTGAACCCTAAACCATAAAAACCTTGCTATCTCAACTAGACAAGAGGATTGAACAAGAACAACggaggagaaaaggaaagaattgaggaagtggaacatcaaagttgaggttagtagtttaatttgaaattctagtttaatacttgtgcttttagttcacttaatttagaaatcaacttaaaatcaaacaaaaataattgttgagggaccaaacatgaaattcatccagctagcgttagggtttgatatgaatgagtttgatagatttgaatggttatttgaagtgaattaagtgtaaaaatcatgaatatacactttaaatttgcattagagttgaaatgtatgtaattagggtttggagattttgaaaaattgaagaaatatttGAGAATTggacaaatgatgttattgaccttatttgagtttagaaatggtcaattgtgaccatttggtgtgtatgaattattggaaccaagttccaattcggattagtgaagttcaatctgcaggcagcttaacctaggtcccttttagggaccaaaactgaaaattaccaacccaattggtgtgaggccaattgggaatgaaattagaaataaaatggcacatttttcatttgggaatcatgcccagaaagtgaccataacttagtgaacaattaggccaaatccgaaattggcAAATTGACCtaaacaaaaatgactaaataaacagtgattacataaatgaccataacttggtctaggaaggtccaaatgacctaaattttataccgatcgaaatatgagacatagccctacaactttcatgaagaaaacaaactcaaattttgactataacatGTTTGAAAAGCCACCTGTAATCAACCTACAAAAACTGTCATTATCCagtgaatgcccagaattctgggtaaaaccaaatccgatcagctatgttcaaatggctataacttaggctacaaaactccaaatggagtgattcaaaaagggaaataaatttaagacaataaggaacaacttctatgaagaaaacttagccaaatttctacagcaacgtgaccaatggaacagtacaaaacagaacatcaaatctgaaaaattgaaatttgtacttaggagacctaaaatttgaaggaacaactaaaaccaacaaaattggtaaccaaaatgtggtatatgggtataattggattttctatacctattaagcattagaaagtcaataaattgacttgaatagtgccataaataataaccccaacatgaaaatttctaagaacgtaagtttaagcatattggggcgataattgagcatatatgaatttaattattggatttattatgagacaagatactaaaacactatcaattgtgtgtttcagctgaaattatgtaattattttctaagtgaaaatttggcttgttatgctttatgaaaacgctgtattatttataaattgtgttgccactttgtgactgcaaaaaaaaatgattttttactgaaattgtttgggatctttcctaaattatttcagtacattgttttgaattgatttgtgttcacacttagcatgacagtaccacattattcctcctccatctatggggttgagatcatttatttttcttcctctctggcttaccagttgaggttgtagattggaagagtactcattatctagctagccaccttcctatttgatttcgattagtggggttgttgatcgctttgtcatggtgtacaacgcggcattaatcggaaattttgtgtcatggcttaagttgtgtatgaattggcaacactgtatttattaaattgtttgaacaaaattgtgctataatgggTTTTGATAATTTgcgaaatatttaaattttgatttatcaatgaatgttttatgtaatacatttcgaatttttattgtgcaccactgagtatttttatacttagtgatagcttattttgctgtcgcagataagagcaaggagaaagcagcagagtgagctgctattgagatagaggactaCATAGACCTCTTTGTACGGGTGTTTATTTACACCCTtccagttattttgatgtaaatattataaaatcacatgtattaatgtaaagttgagcagttgtatagtaaactgtaataatattattttgaattttctttttgtaaattaagacctgtatatgtaaattaaattttaaatgcaatgtgaatgaaattatgaaatattttgagatgacaaactttgattgaattgtggaattgatttgagttatATTGAACTGAGttattttggtggttgggagttgtgaaaacaattattggcagtgttttctataggtaaaaattttttagtttttacaaatacaaccggcactctgccgaaatttttttttccaaagtttgtggaaaaatacaaatggataaaaattttaactagttttgaaacttcaattaaatgtttttaacttctaccaaaaatgctcatcacttccaaaaagtaagaaaatgattttaaaatcccttgtagtgtacttaatgagttatcggaagGTGAAGTTCTGTAATTcaataggtattctacgggatcatgttatgcctcacagaggggtaaggtgtgacacaaatccaaaataagaaactactcactcatggtgagttcagcaaacatcatgataaaaggtaaaaatagtaaaaagaaaatcatgtagaagaaataaaataataaaaatctgtctagggagatgaaacgaaggaaccgaagagagtttgcagctttgatcttgtagaGCTTCAGCAGGAAAactccttttggtactgatgtttctctcctcgagatggctggagagagtgcagagtgtggatttctttccttcaaaactcctcaaaagtgctGTCAAAGGATAAAAGAGAGCCTcccttttctaatttttttcttttctatttataatggttgctctagggttaggtcattttgagtccaaaaggctttaagaGTCTCATTTGAATAAGAAAACAAGAGcgggaattcgagttataaaactgactatcgcatagtacatggcccatgtgtcactacacttGCTAGAGTGGAACtgcggagtcttgcattggcacagagagttacacgggtctgcgccaactacacgggcctggttacacgggccatgtactattgttcccataaggttctttaaGCTTGTCCCTgacagagacttacatgggtccctATAGATTATGCGGGTctaattacatgacccgtgtacttttgtttctccattgtctatctggctttcttctggcagaaggttacacgggtctgaggcttggcttacacgactcgtgtactttgtatcaatagcaatactcagtctcttgacctctctaagcttccttttgcactcttatactgtggggcttcacccaaacacctgaaatgatgcaaaaaacatggaattaagggcttgataatagaaattacaaaaactaatgaaatcaactactatacatgaaaatacttgcctaaatgctatgagatagtatacaaatatgcttaaaaacatctatacaattcaagtgtatcattacatggcccgtgtaatgtTTCTAGCCCTGTATTCTTTATTTTTTGACCTCTAAATCTCTTCCAAACccatctttgattctagaaccacataaagtacctgataaaatataaaaattaatgaactgagttggattaacatgttttctaagataataatgaaaacacataaaaataaacatataaagagactaaatgctaacaaaatgcaatgaatgttaaccttaaatgtctatataatttgatgtaatCACAAAGTAAATGACATGTTGGAAATATTATATTTTGCTTAAACCACTAGTGAGAAAAATTTTTACTTAGTAAATCTGGATTGTTCATATGCACTTTAAATATAGTCCTTCTTACAGGTTGTGTGAATTACAGTTAACGCTCTTGGTTCAACCGTCATGCTGCTGGATCGGGGGTTGTTACATACATTGATTTAGACCCTATGGCTGAGACTATAACAGTTGCTCCATTATCAATCCAAAGTCTAACATCATGTGCCTCCAAGCACTCACTGAttgttagttcctgcatatcaaaacatATCTGAGTACTTGCACTAGCATTTAAAATCCAAGCtatagataaactatgagtattatctgaatctaaataacaagatatggacaaacCTTTTGAAggcttatccttcttgtccttcaaagacgCCAAATACTcagggcaattccttttccaatgcccttCATTCTGATAGTGGAAATACTTTTCCTTATCAAAAACAACtcagatttctttttttttttttgtgattggTTTTTGGCCACCCTTGTCACACTTTACCCTtctgtaagatatgacatgatcccgtagtatacctaataaattatcaaacttcacctaccaataatctTTTAataatactataagggattttaacaaaacaaattcatttttaagtttaAATATGGTGGTAAAAGAATTATTTAAGTGTTTTCAATTTAAGTGCATGCCATAAAACTTatttagaaataaataaatatttttaaaattttacaaaaaattcgCGTGATTGTGGCTGTAATTTTATTAAATCACAATTTTAAAACCTGTTGAATTCACCTGTGGCAATTAtataacataattaaaaaaaaatcattattcaaaaattttctttctttcatcCACGAACCAAAAAGTATGAAGCTTTTACGTTTACAATACAAGAAACATTTGATTATGAATTGACATCCATTGAAATTAAGGAAATTAGTATCACAAAACTTAGAAATGATCAAAGTCAcaagaataatattataataatttacatttgattaaggtctcaaaaataatattacaaagctctgtacaactgctcgaatgaaattacatacatatagctacataattacatcaaaacttatgtacaagggtatacctatgatatacccagagACAACTCCAACTCAGCTTCAAGTCACAGCTTCACGTAggctcactcaactgctctatcttttctttcacctgcgacagcatacaaagctatcgttaagcggtgaactcagtggtgtttaactaataatttaaaactaaatACAAAACATGCTCTGTCAAATCATAACAAAGAGCTTGAAATATTCAAATTCTTCGTAATTCATAAAACCAAGGTTAATATTTTCAATCATGCAAATCATTTGTTTGAATGGCATTTTGATCAAGTAATCACAATTTACCAAATCATAATCAAGCATTTAAAATATTCACATTTTTCTTAAACCATGAaagcaataaaatatttttaaccatTAACAAATATTTGTTTCATTCACCTTTTATCAAGTATGCATAATTTAAGGGACTTGTCAACAATTCACACTGTTGggcccatgacacaaaatttctaatagatgtcatgttgtacaccatgacaaagcacactgcccccaataaccgaggctaaaaggaggcaccaaaggctagctagctaatgagtactcatccgaactcaacctcaactggcaagccagagagggaggaaactcaGCCCTAACAAGTGGAGGAGATCACATTAAATATCATCTcattagacaagctaatgaggaatacaaatcacattgccatgtcaactgtggtttcaaaacatatttaaaataatttccattTATAAAACGCATTTACAAATcaataaacatatttaattattataaattcatgcacaTGATTAGCAACACATCAAGTTCACAAAAACACTTTAAAACGCATTCAAATACCGGCCCACCCCCTTACGACATTGAAATTAAGGgccaacatttgcctttccataatataaattcatttcacaattcacaatcttcaaaacaatgtaaataattcttagatgcataagaaaaatcatatttgacTCATAAaaattcattcaacaaattaacgtTCTCAATTGCAAAGGAAAATCATaactcattcatataaaattcattcaaatcaattacaaatttaaaaacataGGAAaaggctagttgtgcacaaatctttaatgaatcttctttttctttactTATTTCTCCTTGTCCTTTAAAGCCTCTTTTTCGACTAAACATACACAAGTAGAATGTCTCAACACTTATTCCAACTATTGCCAATAACTAATCAATTAAATGTCTAATGAATCCCTAAGTTAACTTTGTAATTTCAATGAGTTTTGAGTTCTGGGCAGTTTTGTACCCTgacttttgaacccaatttcaacctagtttcagccataatttgatgaggtgttcttcatgaaaattgtttctctatgtcttaattttattttaatttttgaatcactcaatttggagttctggatctcTAGTTATGGCTAAATTACTAAACACTATTCTAGGTGTCATAttctaaaattctagattttccaGATTTGTATCTTAAATTTATATTCAATATCTGGGCATCTTAAGCT includes:
- the LOC131172954 gene encoding uncharacterized protein LOC131172954, with protein sequence MRARCYMLASITNELQKQHEKMQSISEILYHLQELYDEHNRNTRYEISKRLFRMKMAKGMDMGAHVHKMIKLIEQLENEGHWKRNCPEYLASLKDKKDKPSKAWILNASASTQICFDMQELTISECLEAHDVRLWIDNGATVIVSAIGSKSMYVTTPDPAA